CGGCGTCGGTGCCGGTCAGCATGACGTGCCGCCCGTCGCGCAGCACCGCACGCGCCGCCGCGACCGGGTGGCGGCTGGTCGTCAGCCGCGCGACCGCACCCGCCGCGCGCGTGCGACCGTCCATGATCGCGGCGTCGAGTTCGTTGGTGCGGTCATGGGTGAAGACCGCGCCGCGCCCCGCGTTGAACAGCGGATCATCCTCCATCAGCTCGACCGCCGCCTGCACCGCGTCGAGCGCGCTGCCGCCCTTTGCCAGCACCGCCTGCCCCGCGATCAGCGCCGCATCGATTGCCGCGCGATAGGCGGCGTCCTGCTCCGCCGTGATGCGGTCGCGGCGGATCGTGCCCGCGCCGCCATGAACGACGAGCGTCCAGCCGCCGCTCGTCGCGGGAACCTCAGCCCGGTCGGTGCGCGTTTCCGCCGCTGGCGGGGCCGCGGCGTCGGCAAAGGGCTGGGGCGCGGCGGCCTGTGCGGCGGCGAGCGCGGCGGCGGCGAGCGAAAGGATCATCGTTCATTCCTTGAAGCAAGCGGGAGACGCAAAGGGTGGCGGTTCAGTCGACCACCCTGCCCCGCGCCATGACGAAATCGACCTTTTTGAGCACGCGGACGTCGGCGAGCGGATCGCTGGCCACCGCGATAATGTCGGCGCTCTTGCCCGGCGCGATGCTGCCGATCTGGTCGGCGAGGCCGAGCAGATCGGCGGCGTTCACCGTCGCCGCCTTCAGCGCCTCGAGAGGCGTCATGCCGTGCTGGACCATCAGTTCGAACTCGTCGCCGTTGCGGCCGTGCTTCGACACGCCGGCGTCGGTGCCGAAGGCGATCTTCACCCCGCGCGGGACGAGCTGCTCGAGGCTCTTGCCGGTGATCGAGATGCGCCACCGGATCTTCGCCAGCACGTCGGGTTCATACGCGTCCGGATTGGCGGCGAGCCGTTCCTTGTACCCGTTCACGGTCGAGAGCGTCGGAACATAATAGGTTTTCGATTTCGCCCATTGGGCGATCGTCGCCTCGTCGAGGATCGTGCCATGTTCGATCGAATCGGCCCCCGCCGCGAGCGCGAGGCGGATGCCGTCGGCGCCATGCGCGTGGACCGCGACCTTTTTCCCGAACAGATGCGCGGTATCGACGATCGCCTGCGCCTCGTCGTCGAACATCTGCTTGCCGAGACCCGCGCCGATCCGGCTGTTGACCCCGCCGGTGGACGCGAATTTGATCACGTCGGCGCCGCGCCCGATCTGGAGCCGCACCGCGCGGCGGCAATCGTCGGCGCCGTTGCAGGTATTGCCCGCCCCCGCGAAGAAGGGCCGCAGCTCGTCGCGATAGCCCAGGGAACCGTCCATATGCCCGGCGCTGCCCGAGATGCTGGCGCCGGCATCGACGATGCGCGGCCCCTGCACCTTGCCCGCAAGGATCGCGTCGCGGAGCGCCAGCGTCGCACCGTCGCCGTCGCCGAGGTTGCGCACCGTCGTGAAGCCCGCGCGCAGCGTCTTCATCCCGTTCACCTCGGCGTTGAAGGCCTGCGCGGCGGGGCTGAGCGTCACTTCCTCCAGCTGGCCCGCGAGGCCGCCCGCGTCGCTCGTCAGATGGACATGGCTGTCGATCAGGCCCGGCAGGACATATTTGTCGCTGAGGTCGATCAGCGTCGCGCCCGCCTCGGCAGGTTGGTGGCCGTCGGCGATGCTGACGATCTTGCCCCCCTCGACAATGATCGTCGCCGCGCCGCGCGCGGGCTTGCCGGGTTCGGCGAGCAGATGCCCGGCGTGGATCACCGTGCGCGCAGGCGTCTGGGCGGCCAGCGGCGTGGCGAGCGCCGCGCCGACCAGCGCGAGCGACAAGCGATGGAAAGGCTTCATCCTGCTTCCCCTGTTATTGCACGCAGGCGGTTAAAGCCGATCAGAAGCCCATCGTAAAGCGCAGCGCCGCGCCTTTGTCGTCGGGCATGGCGGCGATATGCCCCGGATCGCGGCGCCACCAGCTGTTGGCGATCAGGTCGCCGCCGAACAGCGGCAGCGCATAGCTCGCCTCGACCACCAGTTCGCGGCCGGTGGGGGCGAGGTTATAGATGCGGCGGCCGAAATCGGCGCGGCCGCTGCCATGATCATAGGCGACCGGAAGCATGAGGTCGATGCCGCCGCGCGCGACGCGCAGCGGCTGCGCGAACCGCAGCGCGGCGCGGTCGCCCGGCCGCACCAGCCCCGCCTTGGCAATGTCGAACGAAAAGGCCGCCGACCAGAGCGCGCCCCCCGCGACGAGGCCGCGGGCGTCGGGGCGCGTCCACATCTGCCGCCAGGCGCCGCCGATTTGCCATCGGCCCGGCGCGTCGAATATCAGGCCGGCATCGCCGACCAGGCTGGTCGCACCGCCCGCGCCGAAAAAAGGGCCGAACCGCGCGCCGAGCAGGCTGTCCGATTCGCGGAGCCAGCTCGCGCCGAGCGACGGACGGAGCGGACCGAAGCGGCCGTCCCACGAAGCGCCGATACGCTGATAGCGGCTGTCGCGGCGCGCGCTATGGCCGGGGAGCGGATCGTCCTGCCACCGCGAACCCGACACGCGCCCGGATTCGGCATATATATTAATATATTGATTA
This DNA window, taken from Sphingopyxis alaskensis RB2256, encodes the following:
- a CDS encoding metal-dependent hydrolase family protein — protein: MKPFHRLSLALVGAALATPLAAQTPARTVIHAGHLLAEPGKPARGAATIIVEGGKIVSIADGHQPAEAGATLIDLSDKYVLPGLIDSHVHLTSDAGGLAGQLEEVTLSPAAQAFNAEVNGMKTLRAGFTTVRNLGDGDGATLALRDAILAGKVQGPRIVDAGASISGSAGHMDGSLGYRDELRPFFAGAGNTCNGADDCRRAVRLQIGRGADVIKFASTGGVNSRIGAGLGKQMFDDEAQAIVDTAHLFGKKVAVHAHGADGIRLALAAGADSIEHGTILDEATIAQWAKSKTYYVPTLSTVNGYKERLAANPDAYEPDVLAKIRWRISITGKSLEQLVPRGVKIAFGTDAGVSKHGRNGDEFELMVQHGMTPLEALKAATVNAADLLGLADQIGSIAPGKSADIIAVASDPLADVRVLKKVDFVMARGRVVD